In the Hordeum vulgare subsp. vulgare chromosome 7H, MorexV3_pseudomolecules_assembly, whole genome shotgun sequence genome, one interval contains:
- the LOC123408424 gene encoding protein POOR HOMOLOGOUS SYNAPSIS 1-like isoform X1, with translation MAGAGGRGRERLTSHAVEGAPGKRRRQRWEVEFARYFGKPRRAPSTPPPPGLRYISRGRQLHPGTWLLAASPAALSISRPTHSFSARVLTVSIGDVVYEEHYVSILNFSWPQVACVTECPVRGSRVVFMSFCDRSKQIQKFAVRFPRLSDAESFLNSVQEVSSNTMDIMPSGSDYMCEHEDSSSSQYIPSNGLQYRPDETVSFQEPTSDHRTDAPAVGYHVEPDQPVLQSPLATNINSIYSGFPEGYCGFPEGYSGSVKIEKVTVHTCNSDGEGPFPATTTDHPPEKAYILDTCLDAMIAATAAAGRNSVAGKGKGAGKEIDVSDLTRDILAGIETYVGNDSFHDMLSKLDKAINELGGDMLL, from the exons ATGGCGGGCGCCGGCGGCAGGGGCAGGGAGCGGCTCACGTCGCACGCGGTGGAGGGCGCGCCGGGAAAGAGGCGGAGGCAGAGGTGGGAGGTGGAGTTCGCGCGCTACTTCGGGAAGCCGCGGCGCGCCCCCTCGACGCCGCCGCCCCCCGGCCTTCGCTACATATCCCGCGGAAGGCAACTCCACCCGGGCACCTGGCTCCTGGCCGCCTCCCCCGCCGCCCTCTCCATCTCTCGCCCCACCCACTCCTTCTCCGCCCGCGTCCTCACCGTCTCCATCGGCGACGTCGTCTAC GAGGAGCACTATGTGTCTATTCTCAACTTCTCATGGCCACAGGTTGCATGCGTGACAGAATGCCCAGTTAGAGGGAGCAGGGTGGTGTTCATGAGCTTTTGTGATAGGTCCAAGCAG ATCCAGAAGTTTGCTGTACGTTTCCCTCGCCTCAGTGATGCAGAATCATTCTTGAATAGTGTGCAG GAAGTCTCAAGCAACACAATGGATATAATGCCATCTGGAAGCGACTAtatgtgtgagcatgaagattCATCATCATCTCAATATATTCCTTCTAATGGACTTCAATACAG GCCTGATGAAACGGTAAGCTTTCAGGAGCCAACTTCTGATCACAGGACAGATGCACCTGCTGTTGGCTACCACGTGGAACCAGATCAGCCTGTTCTTCAGTCTCCGCTTGCTACAAATATCAATAGCATCTACTCTGGTTTCCCTGAGGGCTACTGTGGTTTCCCTGAGGGTTACTCTGGTTCAGTTAAAATTGAGAAAG TAACTGTTCACACATGCAACTCAGATGGAGAAGGACCCTTTCCAGCGACTACAACTGATCATCCTCCTGAAAAG GCCTACATACTGGATACTTGTCTTGATG CAATGATTGCTGCAACTGCAGCTGCTGGTAGAAATTCGGTTGCTGGAAAAGGAAAGGGTGCTGGTAAAGAGATTGATGTTAGTGACCTAACACGTGATATTTTGGCAGGGATAGAG ACATATGTGGGGAACGACTCTTTTCATG ATATGCTGTCCAAGCTCGACAAAGCTATCAATGAACTGGGTGGTGACATGCTACTTTAG
- the LOC123408424 gene encoding protein POOR HOMOLOGOUS SYNAPSIS 1-like isoform X2, translating to MAGAGGRGRERLTSHAVEGAPGKRRRQRWEVEFARYFGKPRRAPSTPPPPGLRYISRGRQLHPGTWLLAASPAALSISRPTHSFSARVLTVSIGDVVYEEHYVSILNFSWPQVACVTECPVRGSRVVFMSFCDRSKQIQKFAVRFPRLSDAESFLNSVQEVSSNTMDIMPSGSDYMCEHEDSSSSQYIPSNGLQYRPDETVSFQEPTSDHRTDAPAVGYHVEPDQPVLQSPLATNINSIYSGFPEGYCGFPEGYSGSVKIEKVTVHTCNSDGEGPFPATTTDHPPEKAYILDTCLDAAGRNSVAGKGKGAGKEIDVSDLTRDILAGIETYVGNDSFHDMLSKLDKAINELGGDMLL from the exons ATGGCGGGCGCCGGCGGCAGGGGCAGGGAGCGGCTCACGTCGCACGCGGTGGAGGGCGCGCCGGGAAAGAGGCGGAGGCAGAGGTGGGAGGTGGAGTTCGCGCGCTACTTCGGGAAGCCGCGGCGCGCCCCCTCGACGCCGCCGCCCCCCGGCCTTCGCTACATATCCCGCGGAAGGCAACTCCACCCGGGCACCTGGCTCCTGGCCGCCTCCCCCGCCGCCCTCTCCATCTCTCGCCCCACCCACTCCTTCTCCGCCCGCGTCCTCACCGTCTCCATCGGCGACGTCGTCTAC GAGGAGCACTATGTGTCTATTCTCAACTTCTCATGGCCACAGGTTGCATGCGTGACAGAATGCCCAGTTAGAGGGAGCAGGGTGGTGTTCATGAGCTTTTGTGATAGGTCCAAGCAG ATCCAGAAGTTTGCTGTACGTTTCCCTCGCCTCAGTGATGCAGAATCATTCTTGAATAGTGTGCAG GAAGTCTCAAGCAACACAATGGATATAATGCCATCTGGAAGCGACTAtatgtgtgagcatgaagattCATCATCATCTCAATATATTCCTTCTAATGGACTTCAATACAG GCCTGATGAAACGGTAAGCTTTCAGGAGCCAACTTCTGATCACAGGACAGATGCACCTGCTGTTGGCTACCACGTGGAACCAGATCAGCCTGTTCTTCAGTCTCCGCTTGCTACAAATATCAATAGCATCTACTCTGGTTTCCCTGAGGGCTACTGTGGTTTCCCTGAGGGTTACTCTGGTTCAGTTAAAATTGAGAAAG TAACTGTTCACACATGCAACTCAGATGGAGAAGGACCCTTTCCAGCGACTACAACTGATCATCCTCCTGAAAAG GCCTACATACTGGATACTTGTCTTGATG CTGCTGGTAGAAATTCGGTTGCTGGAAAAGGAAAGGGTGCTGGTAAAGAGATTGATGTTAGTGACCTAACACGTGATATTTTGGCAGGGATAGAG ACATATGTGGGGAACGACTCTTTTCATG ATATGCTGTCCAAGCTCGACAAAGCTATCAATGAACTGGGTGGTGACATGCTACTTTAG
- the LOC123408424 gene encoding protein POOR HOMOLOGOUS SYNAPSIS 1-like isoform X3, translated as MEVGEMRIRCELEHNVHFCFVIYSVFCLNSSTLRSIFMAQEEHYVSILNFSWPQVACVTECPVRGSRVVFMSFCDRSKQIQKFAVRFPRLSDAESFLNSVQEVSSNTMDIMPSGSDYMCEHEDSSSSQYIPSNGLQYRPDETVSFQEPTSDHRTDAPAVGYHVEPDQPVLQSPLATNINSIYSGFPEGYCGFPEGYSGSVKIEKVTVHTCNSDGEGPFPATTTDHPPEKAYILDTCLDAMIAATAAAGRNSVAGKGKGAGKEIDVSDLTRDILAGIETYVGNDSFHDMLSKLDKAINELGGDMLL; from the exons ATGGAGGTTGGAGAAATGAGGATACGCTGCGAACTTGAACACAATGTTCATTTCTGTTTCGTTATATATTCTGTTTTCTGTCTGAATAGCTCAACACTGAGGTCTATTTTCATGGCACAGGAGGAGCACTATGTGTCTATTCTCAACTTCTCATGGCCACAGGTTGCATGCGTGACAGAATGCCCAGTTAGAGGGAGCAGGGTGGTGTTCATGAGCTTTTGTGATAGGTCCAAGCAG ATCCAGAAGTTTGCTGTACGTTTCCCTCGCCTCAGTGATGCAGAATCATTCTTGAATAGTGTGCAG GAAGTCTCAAGCAACACAATGGATATAATGCCATCTGGAAGCGACTAtatgtgtgagcatgaagattCATCATCATCTCAATATATTCCTTCTAATGGACTTCAATACAG GCCTGATGAAACGGTAAGCTTTCAGGAGCCAACTTCTGATCACAGGACAGATGCACCTGCTGTTGGCTACCACGTGGAACCAGATCAGCCTGTTCTTCAGTCTCCGCTTGCTACAAATATCAATAGCATCTACTCTGGTTTCCCTGAGGGCTACTGTGGTTTCCCTGAGGGTTACTCTGGTTCAGTTAAAATTGAGAAAG TAACTGTTCACACATGCAACTCAGATGGAGAAGGACCCTTTCCAGCGACTACAACTGATCATCCTCCTGAAAAG GCCTACATACTGGATACTTGTCTTGATG CAATGATTGCTGCAACTGCAGCTGCTGGTAGAAATTCGGTTGCTGGAAAAGGAAAGGGTGCTGGTAAAGAGATTGATGTTAGTGACCTAACACGTGATATTTTGGCAGGGATAGAG ACATATGTGGGGAACGACTCTTTTCATG ATATGCTGTCCAAGCTCGACAAAGCTATCAATGAACTGGGTGGTGACATGCTACTTTAG